The following is a genomic window from Burkholderia cepacia ATCC 25416.
CGGCAGGTTGCACCCGTCGATCGCCCAGCCCACTTCGTCCTCGCGCAGCCCGCACGCATCGGCCATCACCTGTTTCACGCGCACCTGCATCGGATGCTCGGGCAGATGGTAATCGGCGATCGCGGCGCCGATCGCCTGCGCGCCGGCCAGCATCCCGACATGCTTGCCCGAACAGTTGCTGCATACGCCGGTCGGCGTGTAGTCGCGCTTGATCCACGCGCGGTACACCGCGTCGGACAACGGCGGATGACCGCCGCAACGCAGGTCCGATTCGTGCGCGGCGACTTTTGCGAGCATCGCGCGCGTGCGTTCGATATGCCGGTCCTCGCTGCTGTGCGACGCGCACATCAGCGCGATGTCCGCATCGTCGAAGCCGAAGCGCTCGGGCGCGCCCGTCTCGATCACCGACAGCGCCTGGGCCGGCTTCGCCGCCGATCGCGCGAGCGTCATCCGGAACGGATTGCCGAACCGGGCCAGCAGCCTGCCGCGTGCATCGACCACCGCCACATCGGCGACGTGCGTGTTCTCGATCGCCTTGCCGCGGTACGTGACGACTGCTGCGCGTTGGGTGTCCATCTTATGTTGTCTCCATGCTCGGGGCCTGCTTGCCGGGGCCCTTCCAACCGGTACGGCAGTGTAGCGAGTCGCCGCGCCACGCGCCGGCCCGGCCATGGAAAGCGGTGTTGCATATGACGCAAAGGCGATCGCGCCCCCACGAAGACCCGACCGAATTAGTACAAAAACCATTCAATCGTTTACAGAATTAGTACCAATCCGTAGAATTGCGACCGCAAACGCGAATCATACGCATTTACATTGACGTTTTCCGATGTTCCGCCCTGCCCGGCCTGCATCGAGAAGACGCGCCTGCTCACCGAATCTTCTGCTGCCTCTCGATATGCCCGCCCAGTTCAAGACGAGGCCTCGCGCCCTCGTGTCGGCGCTGACCTGCTCCGTTTTCCTGACCCCGCTGCTCGCCTCCGCCGAAACGGCACCGCCCCCCGCCGCCGACCGGCCGGCCCCGTCCGCCGACGTGCAGGCGACGCTGCCGACGATCACGATCCAGTCGTCCGCGCCGTCGGACATGCAGGTGAAGCAATCGCCGTCGTACAAGTTCACCGCGCCGCTGCTCGATACGCCGCGCTCGGTCACGGTGATCCCCGAGCAACTGATCAAGGAAAAGAACGTCACGTCGTTCGCGGACGCGCTGCGCTCGGTACCGGGCATCACGTTCCTCGGCGGCGATGCGGCCGCGAACCCGTCGGCCGACCGCCCGGTGATCCGCGGCTTCGAATCGCGCAACTCGATCTTCGTCGACGGGATGCGCGACTCGGGGCTGCAGAACCGCGAAACGTTCGCGGTCGAGCAGATCAGCGTGATCAAGGGCCCCGATTCGGTCTATGCGGGCCGCGGCTCGGTGGGCGGCAGCATCGACATCGTCACGAAGACGCCGAAGAACGACGATTTCATCAACAGCAGCATCGGCTTCGGCACCGACGGCTACAAGCGCGCGACGGTCGACGCGAACCGCAAGATCAACGACACGACGGCCGTGCGCCTGAACGTGATGGGTCACGACGCGAACCAGGCCGGCCGCAACGACGTGTACAACAAGCGCTGGGGTGTCGCGCCGTCGATCGTGTTCGGGCTGAATACGCCGACCACGGTCACGGTCAGCTACTACCACATGAACTCGTACGACATGCCGGACTTCAGCGTGCCGTTCCGCGCGTCGGGCGGCACGCCGGTGCCGACCGATCGCGGACAGTTCTTCGGGTTGAACACGCGCGACTACCGCTACGGGCAGACCGACACCGCCGAAGTGCGCGTCGAGCACAAGCTCAACGACGACTGGAAGCTGAAGAACACGACGATGTTCGGCCGCTCGACGCTCGATTACGTCGCGACGAACCCGCAGATCCTCGCGTCGAACCCGAACATGCTGAGCCTGCAGGCGAAGAGCGGCAAGTACGCGCTCAACGGCTTCTCGAACCAGACCGAGGTGACCGGCAGCGCGAGCCTGTTCGGCATGAAGCACACGATGACGGCCGGCGTCGAGTTCAGCCACGAACAGGCGCGCTACGAGGGCTACCTCGTGTCGGATTCGGCCGGCCACAACATCCGCTCGGGCGGCCCGTGCTCGGTGGCCGGCAACTGCACGCCGCTCGCGGGCGGCTGGAACCCGAACATGCCGTGGACCGGCAGCATCGTGCTGAACGGCGACAAGGGCTTCCCCGGCGCGACGACGAACACGCGCACCGACACCGTGTCGGCG
Proteins encoded in this region:
- a CDS encoding TonB-dependent receptor; this encodes MPAQFKTRPRALVSALTCSVFLTPLLASAETAPPPAADRPAPSADVQATLPTITIQSSAPSDMQVKQSPSYKFTAPLLDTPRSVTVIPEQLIKEKNVTSFADALRSVPGITFLGGDAAANPSADRPVIRGFESRNSIFVDGMRDSGLQNRETFAVEQISVIKGPDSVYAGRGSVGGSIDIVTKTPKNDDFINSSIGFGTDGYKRATVDANRKINDTTAVRLNVMGHDANQAGRNDVYNKRWGVAPSIVFGLNTPTTVTVSYYHMNSYDMPDFSVPFRASGGTPVPTDRGQFFGLNTRDYRYGQTDTAEVRVEHKLNDDWKLKNTTMFGRSTLDYVATNPQILASNPNMLSLQAKSGKYALNGFSNQTEVTGSASLFGMKHTMTAGVEFSHEQARYEGYLVSDSAGHNIRSGGPCSVAGNCTPLAGGWNPNMPWTGSIVLNGDKGFPGATTNTRTDTVSAYIFDTVKLSERWQFNTGLRFDRYDTTGKQAGVVDLSNTSNLFSYQFGLVFKPVNNVSLYASYGTSSNPPGSNGGLGGGTDQITATNQDLAPERSRNIEIGAKWDVLRDQLSLTSALFQTEKTNARVSDGLGHTVNAGRQRVRGFEFGFAGNMTPKWHVFGGYSYLNAITTDAGPGSPGASGLPMVMVPKHNFTLWTSYDVMPKLTLGAGATVMSQTYASVSATTKKWTPGYARFDAAATWRVNKTMDVQLNVQNLFDKKYYASAYPIYATWAPGRSAMVTLNFYQ
- a CDS encoding asparaginase, whose product is MDTQRAAVVTYRGKAIENTHVADVAVVDARGRLLARFGNPFRMTLARSAAKPAQALSVIETGAPERFGFDDADIALMCASHSSEDRHIERTRAMLAKVAAHESDLRCGGHPPLSDAVYRAWIKRDYTPTGVCSNCSGKHVGMLAGAQAIGAAIADYHLPEHPMQVRVKQVMADACGLREDEVGWAIDGCNLPTPAFPLDRLARLYASLADGADTVEAGGDAISDRVRALARIHRAMTAYPELVAGDGRYCTVLMKAFDGQVVGKLGADACYGIGVRASARTRQLGADGALGISVKIEDGNLDVLYMVVSELLERLQIGTAGQRAQLAAFHRPPMRNTQGVEIGHATFPFELQPA